The following are encoded together in the Candidatus Fusobacterium pullicola genome:
- a CDS encoding phosphoribosylformylglycinamidine synthase, whose protein sequence is MNYRIFVEKRPGFDLEAKRLENELKESLQLKGLEKVRLLNCYDIFKIDSLELEKAKKLIFSEVVTDIVTENLESKGAKYFAIEFLPGQFDQRADSAMQCLNLISDKNQETVVTSGRVIILEGNISTEDLERVKKYYINPVEMREKSLEKLEIESGEQAQEVPVYNGFIGYKADELENFRKELGLAMTFADIAFVQEYFKNTERRDPTETEIKVLDTYWSDHCRHTTFETKIKNIIFPKSEFGDTLQKAFENYLEARKFVHQEKIEKKYISLMDMATICGKEMRKTGKLNDLEVSDEINACSVYIDVDVDGKIEKWLLMFKNETHNHPTEIEPFGGASTCLGGAIRDPLSGRAYVYQAIRVTGSGNPLEKLEDTLQGKLPQKKITTGAAAGYSAYGNQIGLTTGHVAEIYHDGYKAKRMEVGAVVGAVPADWVRRESASTGDIVVLLGGKTGRDGCGGATGSSKEHTDDSLRLCGAEVQKGNAPEERKIQRLFRNPEVTKLIKKCNDFGAGGVSVAIGELAPGLDINLDVVPTKYLGLSGTELAISESQERMAVVIEAKDRDKFIDLANRENLEATVVAVVTDTNRLVLNWKGKKIVDISREFLDTNGVTQESEVEVENINYKESPLVNIEYDGKTLEERWYNMLSSLNVASQKGLMEMFDSTIGATTVLMPFGGKYQMTPTDVSVQKIPLINGETDTASAITWGYNPVLSSWSQFHGGAYAVVESLAKLVSVGVDYKKIRLSFQEYFQKLGQNPINWGKPFSALLGTIEMQRAFEIPAIGGKDSMSGTFNDIHVPPTLISFAVAPVKASVVISPEFKKSGNKIYLLKYHMLENYMPNVDELKMNFEYLHENIIKGNILSAMTLKHGGIAEAVSKMTLGNRVGAKIKDLGNELFKLGYGSFIIESSVELTGNNIELIGETISEYKIIVGEVEIDMRTGERVWLDKLFPVFPHKTVEKVEKYIWTPYEKKEIVVCKNKVAKPRVLVPAFPGTNCEYDSAKVFEKAGAESNILVFRNLTQEYINDSIEKMVKEINNSQILMFPGGFSAGDEPDGSGKFIATVLTNPKVAEAIHKFLERDGLILGICNGFQALIKSGLLPYGEIGKITENSPTLTFNKIGRHISQMVKTKVTSNKSPWLAGIEVGSEFEIAVSHGEGRFFASDEVIKKLFENGQVATQYVNFEGEPTNEFRFNPNGSSFAIEGIISPDGRVFGKMGHTERIGNNVYKNIIGNKEQKIFENGVKYFK, encoded by the coding sequence ATGAATTACCGTATTTTTGTAGAGAAGAGACCAGGATTTGACTTAGAAGCTAAAAGACTTGAAAATGAATTAAAAGAGAGCCTTCAATTAAAGGGACTTGAAAAAGTAAGATTACTAAATTGTTATGATATTTTTAAAATAGATAGTTTAGAGTTAGAAAAAGCTAAGAAATTGATATTTTCTGAGGTAGTAACAGATATAGTAACTGAAAATTTAGAAAGTAAAGGAGCAAAATACTTTGCTATAGAGTTTTTACCAGGTCAATTTGATCAAAGAGCTGATTCAGCTATGCAATGTTTAAATTTAATATCTGATAAAAATCAAGAAACTGTAGTAACAAGTGGAAGAGTTATAATTCTTGAAGGAAATATCTCTACAGAAGATTTAGAAAGAGTAAAAAAATACTACATTAACCCAGTTGAGATGAGAGAAAAATCTCTTGAAAAATTAGAAATAGAGAGTGGAGAACAAGCTCAAGAGGTACCAGTATATAATGGGTTTATAGGATATAAAGCTGATGAACTGGAAAATTTTAGAAAAGAGTTAGGGCTTGCAATGACATTTGCAGATATAGCTTTTGTTCAAGAGTATTTTAAAAATACGGAAAGAAGAGATCCAACTGAAACAGAGATAAAAGTTTTAGATACATATTGGTCTGACCATTGTAGACATACAACTTTTGAAACTAAAATAAAAAATATAATTTTTCCAAAATCAGAATTTGGAGATACTTTACAAAAAGCTTTTGAGAATTATTTAGAAGCTAGAAAATTTGTTCATCAAGAAAAAATAGAAAAAAAATATATCTCTTTAATGGACATGGCAACAATCTGTGGTAAAGAGATGAGGAAAACAGGAAAATTAAATGATTTAGAAGTATCAGATGAGATAAATGCTTGTTCAGTGTACATAGATGTAGATGTAGATGGAAAAATTGAAAAGTGGTTATTGATGTTTAAAAATGAAACTCATAATCACCCGACAGAGATAGAACCTTTTGGTGGTGCTTCTACATGTTTAGGGGGAGCAATAAGAGATCCACTATCTGGAAGAGCATATGTTTACCAAGCTATTAGAGTGACAGGATCTGGAAATCCATTAGAGAAGTTAGAAGATACTCTTCAAGGAAAACTACCACAAAAGAAAATAACTACTGGAGCAGCGGCTGGATACTCTGCATATGGAAATCAGATAGGTCTTACTACTGGGCATGTAGCTGAGATATACCATGATGGATATAAAGCAAAAAGAATGGAGGTAGGAGCTGTTGTAGGAGCAGTACCTGCTGATTGGGTAAGAAGAGAAAGTGCTTCAACAGGAGATATAGTTGTACTTTTAGGTGGAAAAACGGGAAGAGATGGTTGTGGTGGAGCAACTGGTTCATCAAAGGAGCATACTGATGATTCTTTAAGACTTTGTGGAGCAGAGGTTCAAAAGGGAAATGCACCAGAGGAGAGAAAAATACAAAGGCTATTTAGAAATCCAGAGGTTACAAAACTTATAAAAAAATGTAATGATTTTGGAGCTGGGGGTGTATCAGTAGCAATAGGAGAATTAGCTCCAGGGCTAGATATAAATCTAGATGTAGTTCCAACAAAATATCTAGGATTGAGTGGAACAGAACTTGCTATCTCTGAATCGCAAGAGAGAATGGCAGTGGTGATAGAAGCAAAAGATAGAGATAAGTTTATAGATTTAGCAAATAGAGAGAACTTAGAAGCAACTGTGGTGGCAGTAGTTACTGATACAAATAGATTAGTATTAAATTGGAAAGGTAAAAAGATAGTTGATATCTCAAGGGAGTTTTTAGATACTAATGGAGTTACTCAAGAGAGTGAGGTAGAAGTAGAAAATATAAATTATAAGGAAAGTCCACTTGTAAATATAGAATATGATGGAAAAACTTTAGAAGAAAGATGGTATAACATGCTATCTTCACTAAATGTAGCCTCACAAAAAGGACTTATGGAGATGTTTGACTCTACAATAGGAGCAACAACTGTACTTATGCCATTTGGAGGAAAATATCAAATGACTCCAACAGATGTAAGTGTACAAAAAATTCCATTGATCAATGGAGAGACAGACACAGCATCTGCAATCACATGGGGATATAATCCGGTTTTATCATCATGGTCTCAATTTCACGGAGGAGCTTATGCAGTGGTTGAATCCTTAGCAAAGTTAGTGAGTGTTGGAGTTGATTATAAAAAAATAAGATTGTCATTCCAAGAGTACTTCCAAAAATTAGGACAAAATCCTATAAATTGGGGAAAACCTTTCTCAGCTTTATTAGGAACAATAGAGATGCAAAGAGCTTTTGAAATTCCAGCCATAGGTGGAAAAGATTCGATGAGTGGAACATTTAATGATATACACGTACCACCTACATTGATCTCATTTGCTGTAGCACCAGTAAAAGCTAGTGTAGTTATATCACCTGAATTTAAAAAATCAGGAAATAAAATCTATTTATTAAAATATCATATGCTAGAGAACTATATGCCTAATGTAGATGAATTGAAAATGAATTTTGAATATTTACATGAAAATATAATTAAAGGAAATATATTATCAGCTATGACATTAAAACATGGAGGAATAGCTGAAGCTGTAAGTAAGATGACATTAGGAAATAGAGTAGGAGCTAAAATAAAAGATCTTGGAAACGAACTATTTAAATTAGGATATGGTAGCTTTATAATTGAATCTTCAGTTGAACTTACTGGTAATAATATTGAATTAATAGGGGAGACAATATCTGAATATAAGATTATTGTTGGAGAAGTAGAGATAGATATGAGAACTGGTGAAAGGGTATGGTTAGATAAGTTATTCCCAGTATTCCCACATAAAACAGTGGAAAAGGTAGAAAAATATATTTGGACACCATATGAAAAGAAAGAGATTGTAGTTTGTAAAAATAAAGTAGCTAAACCAAGAGTTTTAGTACCAGCTTTTCCAGGAACAAACTGTGAATATGATTCAGCTAAGGTATTTGAAAAAGCTGGAGCGGAATCAAATATACTGGTATTTAGAAACTTAACTCAAGAGTATATAAATGACTCTATTGAAAAGATGGTAAAAGAGATCAATAATTCACAAATTCTTATGTTTCCAGGTGGATTTAGTGCTGGAGATGAACCAGATGGTTCTGGTAAATTTATAGCAACGGTACTTACAAATCCAAAGGTAGCAGAAGCAATTCATAAATTTTTAGAGAGAGATGGACTTATCTTAGGAATATGTAATGGATTCCAAGCTTTAATAAAATCAGGATTATTACCATATGGAGAAATTGGTAAAATAACTGAAAATTCTCCAACTCTTACATTCAATAAAATAGGAAGACATATCTCTCAAATGGTAAAAACTAAAGTTACTTCAAATAAATCACCTTGGCTTGCAGGAATAGAAGTAGGATCAGAGTTTGAAATAGCTGTATCACATGGGGAAGGAAGATTCTTTGCAAGTGATGAAGTAATTAAAAAGTTGTTTGAGAATGGACAGGTAGCAACTCAATATGTAAACTTTGAAGGAGAGCCAACAAATGAATTTAGATTTAATCCAAATGGATCAAGCTTTGCTATAGAAGGAATAATATCACCAGATGGAAGAGTATTTGGTAAAATGGGACATACAGAGAGAATCGGTAATAATGTATATAAAAATATAATTGGGAATAAGGAGCAAAAAATATTTGAAAATGGAGTAAAATATTTTAAATAG
- the purE gene encoding 5-(carboxyamino)imidazole ribonucleotide mutase, producing MKVAIIFGSKSDTEKMRGAANCLKEFGIEYSAHILSAHRVPEKLEETLELLEIEGYEVIIAGAGLAAHLPGVIASKTTLPVIGVPIEAAFDGMDALLSIVQMPKSIPVATVGVNNSYNAGMLAVQMLALKSPELKEKLREYRKEMKAKFIADNEGGVEL from the coding sequence ATGAAAGTAGCTATTATTTTCGGAAGTAAATCAGATACAGAGAAGATGAGAGGTGCTGCAAACTGTTTAAAGGAATTTGGGATAGAGTATTCAGCTCATATACTTTCAGCTCATAGAGTACCTGAAAAATTAGAAGAGACACTAGAGTTATTGGAGATAGAGGGATATGAGGTAATAATAGCAGGAGCTGGGCTTGCGGCTCATCTCCCTGGGGTTATTGCTTCAAAAACTACACTACCAGTTATAGGAGTACCTATTGAAGCGGCTTTTGATGGAATGGATGCATTATTATCAATAGTACAGATGCCTAAATCAATACCAGTAGCAACTGTAGGGGTAAATAACTCATATAATGCAGGTATGTTAGCTGTTCAGATGTTAGCACTAAAATCACCAGAATTAAAAGAGAAATTAAGAGAGTATAGAAAAGAGATGAAAGCCAAATTTATAGCAGATAATGAAGGTGGAGTAGAGCTATAA
- a CDS encoding phosphoribosylaminoimidazolesuccinocarboxamide synthase, which translates to MSVERKDFIYEGKAKQVYSTTDENLVIIHYKDDATAGNGAKKGTIENKGILNNKITAMLFKMLEKNGIKTHLVDVLNDRDQLCQKVKIFPLEVIVRNVIAGSMAARVGIPEGTKPSNTIFEICYKNDAYGDPLINDHHAVALGLCTYEELAEIYRITGQIDNLLKDAFDKIGITLVDFKIEFGKNSKGEILLADEITPDTCRLWDKETGKKLDKDRFRRDLGGIEEAYIEVLKRLGA; encoded by the coding sequence ATGTCAGTAGAAAGAAAAGATTTTATTTATGAAGGTAAAGCTAAACAAGTATATTCAACAACAGATGAAAATTTAGTAATAATCCACTATAAAGATGATGCTACTGCAGGAAATGGAGCTAAAAAAGGTACAATAGAAAATAAAGGAATCTTAAATAATAAGATAACTGCGATGCTATTTAAAATGTTAGAGAAGAATGGAATAAAGACTCACTTAGTTGATGTTTTAAATGATAGAGATCAACTTTGTCAAAAAGTAAAAATATTCCCATTAGAAGTAATAGTAAGAAATGTAATAGCTGGATCTATGGCAGCAAGAGTAGGGATTCCAGAAGGAACTAAACCATCAAATACAATATTTGAAATATGTTATAAAAATGATGCCTATGGAGATCCATTAATTAATGATCACCACGCAGTGGCCTTAGGACTTTGTACTTATGAGGAATTAGCTGAAATTTATAGAATAACTGGACAAATTGATAACCTATTAAAAGATGCTTTTGATAAAATTGGAATAACTCTAGTAGATTTCAAAATAGAGTTTGGAAAAAATTCAAAAGGAGAGATATTGTTAGCTGATGAAATAACTCCTGATACATGTAGATTATGGGATAAGGAAACTGGTAAAAAGCTAGATAAAGATAGATTTAGAAGAGATCTTGGAGGAATAGAAGAGGCTTATATAGAAGTATTAAAGAGATTGGGGGCTTAA
- a CDS encoding amidophosphoribosyltransferase, translating to MNCTEILMARDKMEEECGVFGIYSKDRSEVAQITYYGLYALQHRGQESAGISVSNFGEIVTYKGMGLTADVFTSKTLENLVGNAAIGHVRYSTTGASKLENAQPLESRYKLGQIAVAHNGNLTNAKIIRELLEDGGSTFNTTIDSEVIIKMIARKANGNVEDAIRSTVGAIKGAYALVILAGNKLVGVRDPYGIRPLCLGINENGDYILASESCAIDAVGGTLIRDILPGEMVIIDENGVKSIKYSENNKKAPCSFEHIYFARPDSIIDGLNVYESRVEAGRLLAKQMKVEADVVIGVPDSGVPAAIGFAEASGIPYAIGLVKNKYIGRTFIKPTQALREQAVMVKLNPLKVNLEGKRVVIIDDSLVRGTTSKILIEIIRKAGAKEVHFRSASPAVKHSCYFGIDTAHREELIASRLSVEEIRKEINADTLDYLTMENMLKSLKGCNYCVGCFNGEYPVDTPTEE from the coding sequence ATGAACTGCACAGAAATTCTAATGGCTAGAGATAAAATGGAAGAGGAGTGTGGAGTATTTGGAATATATTCAAAGGATAGAAGTGAAGTAGCACAGATAACTTACTATGGATTATATGCTCTTCAACATAGAGGTCAAGAGAGTGCAGGAATATCTGTTTCCAACTTTGGTGAGATAGTTACATATAAGGGAATGGGACTTACTGCTGATGTTTTTACTTCAAAAACATTGGAAAATCTTGTGGGAAATGCTGCTATAGGACATGTTAGATACTCTACAACTGGAGCAAGTAAATTAGAGAATGCTCAACCTCTTGAGAGTAGATACAAATTGGGGCAAATAGCAGTAGCTCATAATGGAAATTTAACAAATGCCAAGATAATAAGAGAGTTATTAGAAGATGGAGGATCAACATTTAATACTACTATAGACTCAGAAGTTATTATAAAAATGATAGCTAGAAAGGCAAATGGAAATGTAGAAGATGCTATAAGAAGTACAGTAGGAGCTATTAAAGGAGCTTATGCTCTAGTGATATTAGCAGGAAATAAATTAGTTGGAGTTAGAGATCCATATGGAATAAGACCTCTTTGCTTGGGAATAAATGAAAATGGAGACTACATATTAGCTTCAGAATCATGTGCTATAGATGCTGTAGGTGGAACTTTAATTAGAGATATACTTCCTGGAGAAATGGTAATAATAGATGAAAATGGAGTAAAATCTATAAAATACTCTGAGAACAATAAAAAAGCCCCATGCTCTTTTGAACATATATACTTTGCTAGACCTGATAGTATAATAGATGGATTAAATGTGTATGAATCTAGAGTAGAGGCTGGAAGATTATTAGCTAAACAAATGAAGGTGGAGGCAGATGTTGTAATAGGAGTTCCAGACTCTGGGGTTCCAGCAGCTATTGGATTTGCTGAAGCAAGTGGAATACCCTATGCAATAGGACTTGTAAAAAATAAGTATATAGGAAGGACATTTATAAAGCCTACCCAAGCTCTTAGAGAGCAAGCTGTAATGGTAAAATTAAATCCATTAAAGGTAAACTTAGAGGGAAAAAGAGTAGTAATTATTGATGACTCTCTAGTAAGAGGAACAACGAGTAAGATTTTAATAGAGATAATTAGAAAGGCAGGAGCTAAGGAAGTACATTTCCGTTCAGCTTCTCCAGCTGTTAAACACTCTTGTTATTTTGGAATAGATACAGCTCATAGAGAGGAATTAATAGCTTCTAGATTATCAGTAGAAGAGATAAGAAAAGAGATAAATGCAGATACACTTGATTATTTAACAATGGAAAATATGTTAAAATCCTTAAAGGGTTGCAATTATTGTGTAGGATGTTTTAATGGTGAGTATCCAGTAGATACACCAACAGAAGAGTAA
- the purM gene encoding phosphoribosylformylglycinamidine cyclo-ligase, whose translation MAISYKEAGVDKEEGYRAVELMKKAVAKTMNNNVLNGLGSFGAMYELGKYENPVLVSGTDGVGTKLEVALTTKKYGTVGIDAVAMCVNDVLCHGAKPIFFLDYLACGKLDAEVAAELVSGVAEGCYQAGAALIGGETAEMPGFYKVGDYDIAGFCVGVVEKSKIVNGSTTSEGDVLIAIPSSGIHSNGFSLVRKVITDYSKEYNGKPISETLLTPTKIYVKPVLAVLEKYNVKGMAHITGGGLPENLPRTISEGHQPVVLKEKLRVLDIFKYIQKEGDISEEEMYGTFNMGVGFVLVVDPKDKDGVIEELAKHGEEAFEIGYVQKGDKGLCLR comes from the coding sequence ATGGCAATTTCATATAAAGAAGCAGGAGTAGATAAAGAGGAAGGATACAGAGCAGTAGAGCTTATGAAAAAAGCAGTTGCTAAGACAATGAATAATAATGTACTAAATGGATTAGGAAGCTTTGGAGCTATGTATGAGTTAGGAAAGTATGAAAATCCTGTATTGGTTTCTGGAACTGATGGAGTAGGAACAAAGTTAGAAGTAGCTCTTACTACTAAAAAATATGGTACTGTTGGGATAGATGCAGTAGCTATGTGTGTAAATGATGTATTGTGCCATGGGGCAAAACCAATATTCTTTTTAGATTACTTAGCTTGTGGAAAGTTAGATGCAGAAGTAGCTGCTGAATTAGTTTCTGGAGTAGCCGAGGGGTGTTATCAAGCTGGAGCAGCACTTATAGGTGGAGAAACAGCTGAAATGCCTGGTTTTTATAAAGTTGGAGATTATGATATAGCTGGTTTCTGTGTTGGGGTTGTTGAAAAATCCAAAATTGTAAATGGGAGTACAACATCAGAGGGAGATGTTTTAATAGCTATTCCATCTTCTGGGATACATAGTAATGGATTTTCGTTAGTGAGAAAAGTAATAACTGATTATTCTAAAGAATATAATGGAAAACCAATAAGTGAGACACTTCTTACTCCTACAAAAATATATGTAAAACCAGTTCTTGCAGTATTAGAGAAATACAATGTAAAAGGTATGGCACATATAACTGGAGGGGGATTACCAGAAAATCTACCAAGAACAATAAGTGAAGGACATCAACCAGTAGTATTAAAAGAGAAATTAAGAGTATTAGATATTTTCAAATATATCCAAAAAGAGGGAGATATCTCTGAAGAGGAGATGTATGGAACCTTTAATATGGGAGTAGGATTTGTATTAGTAGTAGATCCTAAAGATAAAGATGGAGTGATAGAAGAGCTTGCAAAACATGGAGAAGAAGCTTTTGAAATAGGATATGTTCAAAAGGGAGATAAGGGACTATGTTTAAGATAG
- a CDS encoding phosphoribosylglycinamide formyltransferase: MFKIGVLVSGGGSNLQSIINKSQSGELQCKVEVVIGDRECYGVERAKKAGIDGYILDRKVLKKELCRAIDKIVTEKSIDLIVLAGFLSIIDEEFVNKWKGKIINIHPSLLPKFGGPGMYGIKVHEAVLNAGEKESGCTVHYVDIGVDSGEIIAQKKVAVLEGDTPEVLQKRVLVEEHKLLPESIAKIILERK; the protein is encoded by the coding sequence ATGTTTAAGATAGGAGTTTTAGTATCTGGTGGAGGAAGCAATCTACAATCAATAATTAATAAATCTCAAAGTGGAGAGTTACAATGTAAAGTTGAAGTTGTAATTGGAGATAGAGAGTGTTATGGAGTAGAGAGAGCTAAAAAAGCTGGAATAGATGGATATATCTTAGATAGAAAGGTTCTAAAAAAAGAGCTGTGTAGAGCAATAGATAAAATAGTAACAGAAAAAAGTATTGATTTGATAGTTTTAGCTGGCTTTTTATCTATTATTGATGAAGAGTTTGTCAATAAATGGAAGGGAAAAATAATCAATATTCATCCTTCACTTCTTCCAAAATTTGGTGGACCTGGAATGTATGGAATAAAGGTACATGAGGCAGTGTTAAATGCTGGTGAAAAAGAGAGTGGTTGTACAGTTCATTATGTAGATATTGGAGTAGATAGTGGAGAGATAATTGCTCAAAAAAAGGTAGCAGTTTTAGAAGGAGATACTCCAGAGGTATTACAAAAAAGAGTTTTAGTAGAGGAACATAAACTATTACCAGAATCTATTGCAAAGATCATTTTAGAGAGAAAATAA